In Massilia forsythiae, one DNA window encodes the following:
- a CDS encoding HDOD domain-containing protein — translation MTITRWLQRLFSRPAAAAPAPAAATVPAAPAPGASVPMAAPALPADFAPGMAAQPADAAPAIAGMASARAACASGAAPVSFEQLDHVNRAWNAWLFERPQRDGLELDPAEQDVLDALRAILASQQSGAALVKRMPGLVPQILQSLRNDNFSGNALARTISSDVVLVAAVIRLANNCFLGAAAPIASVEHAVILIGQEGLRQLVTTVAFRPIIDVHSGLYTRRLAPRLWQHAERCAMGARALAAEMGVEPFDAFLAGLLQNVGMIVALRFMDGAAAHAPLLGTDLFLAQLAADARALAAGIAREWHFPEPVAQALLEQGGLRKGASMSPLGRLLKLADYLGKVRMLVEEGVLEEGDAGLFGGLPAQAAGCYAALAASRERVE, via the coding sequence GTGACGATCACCCGGTGGCTGCAGCGCCTGTTCTCCCGACCTGCCGCGGCGGCGCCCGCGCCCGCCGCCGCGACTGTGCCGGCGGCCCCAGCACCCGGCGCGTCCGTGCCGATGGCGGCACCCGCGCTCCCCGCGGACTTTGCGCCCGGGATGGCGGCACAACCGGCCGACGCTGCGCCGGCCATTGCGGGCATGGCGAGCGCACGCGCTGCCTGCGCAAGCGGCGCAGCGCCGGTCTCGTTCGAGCAGCTCGACCACGTCAACCGCGCCTGGAATGCCTGGCTGTTCGAACGCCCGCAACGGGACGGCCTGGAACTCGATCCCGCCGAGCAGGACGTGCTGGACGCCCTGCGCGCCATCCTGGCATCGCAGCAGTCGGGCGCGGCCCTGGTGAAACGCATGCCGGGCCTGGTGCCGCAGATCCTGCAAAGCCTGCGCAACGACAATTTTTCCGGCAACGCCCTGGCGCGCACCATCTCGTCCGACGTGGTGCTGGTGGCGGCCGTGATCCGCCTGGCCAACAACTGCTTCCTGGGCGCCGCCGCGCCGATCGCCAGCGTCGAGCACGCCGTGATCCTGATCGGCCAGGAAGGCTTGCGCCAGCTGGTGACCACGGTAGCCTTCCGTCCCATCATCGACGTGCACTCCGGGCTGTACACGCGGCGCCTGGCGCCGCGCCTGTGGCAGCATGCCGAGCGCTGCGCGATGGGCGCACGCGCCCTGGCCGCCGAGATGGGCGTCGAACCCTTCGACGCCTTCCTGGCCGGACTGCTGCAGAACGTCGGCATGATCGTGGCGCTGCGCTTCATGGATGGCGCGGCCGCGCATGCGCCGCTGCTCGGCACCGACCTGTTCCTGGCCCAGCTGGCCGCCGACGCGCGCGCGTTGGCGGCCGGCATCGCGCGCGAATGGCATTTCCCGGAGCCGGTGGCGCAGGCGCTGCTCGAACAGGGCGGGCTGCGCAAGGGCGCGTCCATGTCGCCGCTGGGACGCCTGCTGAAGCTGGCCGACTACCTCGGCAAGGTGCGCATGCTGGTCGAGGAAGGCGTGCTGGAAGAAGGCGATGCGGGGCTGTTCGGCGGCTTGCCGGCGCAGGCCGCGGGCTGCTATGCGGCGCTGGCGGCGAGCCGGGAACGGGTGGAATGA
- a CDS encoding chemotaxis protein CheW: MYNTTSDSVSIDSTTAMQFLSFTLGGLEYAIDFAKVHELRVLKALERFASSGEIIGGVAVSRGVIMPLVDMRAAFGTVSGTPDPMTDVIILKLSSCVMGMVVDGVTGVVTLQADQVAPMPGAEGVDAGYLIGIAHAGQRRLILVDIDRLMSVQGAGAVNGTLQVA, from the coding sequence ATGTACAACACGACCAGCGACAGCGTCAGCATCGACAGCACGACGGCCATGCAATTCCTGAGCTTCACGCTCGGCGGCCTGGAGTACGCGATCGATTTCGCCAAGGTGCACGAGTTGCGGGTGCTGAAGGCGCTCGAGCGGTTCGCATCGAGCGGCGAGATCATCGGCGGCGTGGCCGTCTCGCGCGGCGTGATCATGCCGCTGGTCGACATGCGCGCCGCGTTCGGCACGGTCAGCGGTACGCCCGATCCGATGACCGACGTGATCATCCTGAAATTGTCGAGCTGCGTGATGGGGATGGTGGTCGATGGCGTGACCGGCGTGGTCACGTTGCAGGCGGACCAGGTGGCGCCGATGCCGGGCGCCGAGGGCGTGGACGCCGGCTACCTGATCGGCATCGCCCATGCCGGCCAGCGGCGCCTGATCCTGGTCGACATCGACCGCCTGATGTCGGTGCAGGGCGCCGGCGCCGTGAACGGCACGCTGCAGGTCGCCTGA
- a CDS encoding ATP-binding cassette domain-containing protein, with protein sequence MIRFSNVSLMRGTKPLLEDADLTLNPGDKIGLIGANGAGKSSLFAMLRGELHPDQGAIDFPQRWRMAYVAQETPALDRPALDYAIDGDVNLRRLESELARLEAAPHTQENGLAIGELHGLLADAEAYTVQSRAEQLLLGLGFSLDQMRQPVASFSGGWRMRLNLAQALMCPSDLLLLDEPTNHLDLDAIIWLEDWLKRYAGTLIIISHDRDFLDEVVNVVVHIDERKLKRYSGNYSAFERQRAAHLVLAAAAFDKQQRTRAHLQSFVDRFKAKATKARQAQSRMKALAKMEELAPLRAAAEFSFEFRDPVSAPNPLLVMEDVDAGYPILDEHGDRVDAKTIVKRVNFSLQIGQRIGLLGVNGAGKSTLIKTIAGELDPVTGTATLGKGLAIGYFAQHQVEMLRHDESPLWHLLKIAPNVREQELRNFLGGFNFPGDMVTSPIAPFSGGEKARLALALIVWQRPNLLLLDEPTNHLDLETREALTLALAQFEGTLVVVSHDRHLLRATTDQFIIVADGRLQPFDGDLDDYKEWLFQTKLGKAGEPAPQATPAAAAKATGTAASAPAAAAAAPVDRKEQKKQQAEERQRLAALKKPIENRIKRLEEQMAKLNAKKEAVDARLLDPAIYEAANKDALKTAVADQAFLSRDLGQLETEWLELQEQLETLAA encoded by the coding sequence ATGATCCGATTCTCCAACGTCAGCCTGATGCGCGGCACCAAGCCGCTGCTGGAAGACGCCGACCTCACCCTCAATCCCGGCGACAAGATCGGCCTGATCGGCGCCAACGGCGCCGGCAAGTCCAGCCTGTTCGCCATGCTGCGCGGCGAGCTGCACCCCGACCAGGGCGCGATCGATTTCCCGCAGCGCTGGCGCATGGCCTACGTGGCCCAGGAAACCCCGGCGCTGGACCGTCCGGCGCTCGACTACGCCATCGACGGCGACGTCAACCTGCGCCGCCTGGAATCCGAGCTGGCGCGCCTGGAAGCGGCCCCGCACACGCAGGAAAACGGCCTCGCCATCGGCGAGCTGCACGGCCTGCTGGCGGACGCCGAGGCCTATACCGTGCAGTCGCGCGCCGAACAGCTGCTGCTGGGTCTGGGCTTTTCGCTCGACCAGATGCGCCAGCCGGTCGCCAGCTTCTCGGGCGGCTGGCGCATGCGCCTGAACCTGGCGCAGGCGCTGATGTGCCCGTCCGACCTGCTGCTGCTGGACGAGCCGACCAACCACCTGGACCTGGACGCCATCATCTGGCTGGAAGACTGGCTCAAGCGCTACGCCGGCACCTTGATCATCATCTCGCACGACCGCGACTTCCTCGACGAAGTCGTGAACGTGGTGGTGCACATCGACGAGCGCAAGCTGAAGCGCTACTCGGGCAACTACAGCGCCTTCGAACGCCAGCGCGCCGCCCACCTGGTGCTGGCCGCCGCCGCCTTCGACAAGCAGCAGCGCACACGCGCTCACTTGCAATCCTTCGTCGACCGCTTCAAGGCCAAGGCCACCAAGGCGCGCCAGGCGCAGAGCCGCATGAAGGCGCTGGCCAAGATGGAAGAACTGGCGCCGCTGCGCGCCGCCGCCGAGTTCTCGTTCGAGTTCCGCGATCCCGTCTCGGCGCCGAATCCGCTGCTGGTGATGGAAGACGTCGACGCCGGCTACCCGATCCTCGACGAGCACGGCGACCGGGTCGATGCGAAAACCATCGTCAAGCGCGTGAATTTTTCATTGCAGATCGGCCAGCGCATCGGCCTGCTGGGCGTGAACGGCGCCGGCAAGTCGACGCTGATCAAGACCATCGCCGGCGAGCTCGATCCGGTTACCGGCACCGCCACGCTCGGCAAGGGCCTGGCGATCGGCTACTTCGCCCAGCACCAGGTCGAGATGCTGCGCCACGACGAGTCGCCGCTGTGGCACTTGCTGAAGATCGCGCCCAACGTGCGCGAGCAGGAACTGCGCAACTTCCTGGGCGGCTTCAACTTCCCGGGCGACATGGTGACCAGCCCGATCGCGCCCTTCTCCGGCGGCGAAAAGGCGCGCCTGGCGCTGGCCCTGATCGTGTGGCAGCGCCCCAACCTGCTGCTGCTGGACGAACCGACCAACCACCTGGACCTGGAAACGCGCGAGGCGCTGACGCTGGCGCTGGCGCAGTTCGAGGGCACGCTGGTGGTGGTGTCGCACGACCGCCACCTGCTGCGCGCGACCACCGACCAGTTCATCATCGTCGCCGACGGCCGTTTGCAACCCTTCGACGGCGACCTGGACGACTACAAGGAATGGCTGTTCCAGACCAAGCTGGGCAAGGCCGGCGAACCTGCGCCTCAGGCGACGCCGGCCGCTGCCGCGAAGGCCACGGGCACGGCTGCATCCGCGCCGGCGGCTGCAGCGGCGGCGCCGGTCGACCGCAAGGAGCAAAAGAAGCAGCAGGCCGAGGAGCGCCAGCGCCTGGCGGCGCTGAAGAAGCCGATCGAGAACCGCATCAAGCGCCTCGAAGAGCAGATGGCCAAGCTGAACGCGAAGAAGGAAGCGGTCGATGCGCGCCTGCTGGACCCGGCCATCTACGAGGCCGCCAACAAGGATGCGCTGAAGACGGCGGTGGCCGACCAGGCTTTCCTCTCGCGCGACCTGGGGCAGCTGGAAACCGAGTGGCTGGAATTGCAGGAGCAGCTGGAAACCTTGGCGGCCTGA
- the prmB gene encoding 50S ribosomal protein L3 N(5)-glutamine methyltransferase yields MTTTTFRTPRDLLRYAVTRFNAAKLFFGHGSAEAFDEAAYLILHTLKLPLDKLDPFLDAQLLQDEVLQVLSVIERRVNERVPAAYITNEAWLGSYNFYVDERVLVPRSFIAELIPNTFAPWIADPDSVENVLELCTGSGCLAIMMADAFPNAVVDAIDISKDALAVAERNIRDYKLEGRVNPIASDLYQNVPFKKYDLIVTNPPYVNADSMGKLPPEYLREPQIALAGGEDGMDLVRKIVDGAAERLTPEGILVVEIGNEREFAEAAFGQLGLTWLSTSIGDDAVFLLTAEQLAK; encoded by the coding sequence ATGACCACGACCACTTTCCGCACGCCGCGCGACCTGCTGCGCTACGCCGTCACCCGCTTCAACGCGGCCAAGCTGTTCTTCGGCCACGGCAGCGCCGAGGCCTTCGACGAAGCCGCCTACCTGATCCTGCACACGCTGAAACTCCCGCTCGACAAGCTGGATCCGTTCCTCGACGCGCAGTTGCTGCAGGACGAAGTGCTGCAGGTGCTGTCCGTGATCGAGCGCCGCGTGAACGAGCGCGTGCCGGCAGCGTACATCACCAACGAGGCCTGGCTGGGCAGCTACAACTTCTATGTCGACGAGCGCGTGCTGGTGCCGCGCTCCTTCATCGCCGAGCTGATCCCGAACACCTTCGCGCCCTGGATCGCCGATCCGGACAGCGTCGAAAACGTGCTCGAACTGTGCACCGGCTCCGGCTGCCTGGCGATCATGATGGCCGACGCCTTCCCGAATGCCGTCGTGGACGCGATCGACATCTCGAAGGATGCGCTGGCGGTGGCCGAGCGCAACATCCGCGACTACAAGCTGGAAGGCCGCGTGAATCCGATCGCGTCCGACCTGTACCAGAACGTGCCGTTCAAGAAGTACGACCTGATCGTCACCAACCCGCCGTACGTGAATGCCGACTCGATGGGCAAGCTGCCGCCGGAATACCTGCGCGAGCCGCAGATCGCCCTGGCCGGCGGCGAGGACGGCATGGACCTGGTGCGCAAGATCGTCGACGGCGCCGCCGAGCGCCTGACGCCGGAAGGCATCCTGGTGGTCGAGATCGGCAACGAGCGCGAATTCGCGGAAGCGGCGTTCGGCCAGCTGGGGCTGACCTGGCTGAGCACCAGCATCGGCGACGACGCGGTGTTCCTGCTCACGGCCGAGCAGCTGGCCAAGTAA
- the dapE gene encoding succinyl-diaminopimelate desuccinylase encodes MKPSRTQLLTEELIALDSVTPHDKGCQQRLIELLSPLGFTCETIASNGVTNLWARRGTESPLFVFAGHTDVVPSGPVDQWQSQPFSPTVRDGKLYGRGASDMKTSIAAMVVAIEEFVAAHAGHAGSIALLITSDEEGPAVDGTVIVCELLEERGETPDYCLVGEPTSSHVLGDMIKNGRRGSLSGCLVVKGIQGHIAYPHLARNPIHQAAPALAELAAERWDEGNEYFPPTSWQVSNVAAGTGATNVIPGRMRVDFNFRFSTASTAESLQARVHAILDRHGLDYDLDWTLSGQPFLTPKGTLSDAICGAIKDELGVATELSTTGGTSDGRFIARICPQVIEFGPPNASIHKIDEHIEVRYIDPLKNIYRRTLETLLAPLPPAA; translated from the coding sequence ATGAAGCCATCGCGCACCCAGCTGCTGACCGAAGAACTGATCGCGCTCGATTCCGTCACCCCGCACGACAAGGGCTGCCAGCAGCGCCTGATCGAGCTGCTGTCGCCGCTCGGCTTCACCTGCGAGACGATCGCGTCGAACGGCGTCACCAACCTGTGGGCACGCCGCGGCACCGAATCCCCGCTGTTCGTGTTCGCCGGCCACACCGACGTGGTGCCATCCGGCCCGGTCGACCAGTGGCAATCGCAGCCCTTCTCGCCGACCGTGCGCGACGGCAAGCTGTACGGCCGCGGCGCCTCCGACATGAAGACCTCGATCGCGGCGATGGTGGTGGCGATCGAGGAATTCGTCGCCGCCCACGCCGGCCACGCCGGCTCGATCGCCTTGCTGATCACCAGCGACGAGGAAGGCCCGGCGGTGGACGGCACCGTCATCGTGTGCGAGCTGCTGGAAGAGCGCGGCGAGACGCCGGATTACTGCCTGGTCGGCGAGCCGACTTCCAGCCACGTGCTGGGCGACATGATCAAGAACGGCCGCCGCGGCTCGCTGTCCGGCTGCCTGGTGGTGAAAGGCATCCAGGGCCACATCGCCTACCCGCACCTGGCGCGCAACCCGATCCACCAGGCCGCGCCGGCGCTGGCCGAGCTGGCCGCCGAGCGCTGGGACGAAGGCAACGAATACTTCCCGCCGACCAGCTGGCAGGTGTCGAACGTCGCTGCCGGCACCGGCGCCACCAACGTGATCCCGGGCCGGATGCGGGTCGACTTCAACTTCCGCTTTTCCACCGCCAGCACGGCCGAGAGCCTGCAGGCGCGCGTGCACGCGATCCTCGACCGCCACGGGCTGGACTACGACCTCGACTGGACCCTGTCCGGCCAGCCGTTCCTGACGCCGAAGGGCACGCTGTCGGACGCCATCTGCGGCGCCATCAAGGACGAGCTGGGCGTGGCCACCGAACTGTCGACCACCGGCGGCACCTCGGACGGCCGTTTCATCGCCCGCATCTGCCCCCAGGTGATAGAATTCGGGCCACCCAACGCCAGCATCCACAAGATCGACGAGCACATCGAGGTGCGCTACATCGACCCGCTCAAGAACATCTACCGGCGCACGCTGGAAACGCTGCTGGCGCCCCTGCCGCCCGCGGCATAA
- a CDS encoding ArsC family reductase produces MTEITLYGIPNCDTVKKARTWLADNGHAVDFHDFKKQGLERALAASWLDQLDWETLVNRKGTTWRKLSDERRAQVVDKASALALMLENPSVVKRPVLAGAGPLAVGFSNDQYAAIFGKEQSA; encoded by the coding sequence ATGACAGAAATTACGTTGTACGGTATTCCCAACTGCGACACCGTCAAAAAAGCGCGCACCTGGCTGGCCGACAACGGCCACGCCGTCGACTTCCACGATTTCAAGAAGCAGGGCCTGGAGCGCGCCCTGGCGGCATCCTGGCTCGACCAGCTCGACTGGGAAACCCTGGTCAACCGCAAGGGCACGACCTGGAGGAAGCTGTCCGACGAACGGCGCGCGCAAGTGGTCGACAAGGCCAGCGCGCTGGCGCTGATGCTGGAAAACCCGTCCGTGGTCAAGCGCCCGGTGCTGGCCGGCGCCGGCCCGCTGGCGGTCGGTTTTTCGAACGACCAATACGCTGCGATCTTCGGCAAGGAGCAGTCCGCATGA
- a CDS encoding IS3 family transposase (programmed frameshift) — protein sequence MKKQPKYSPEVIERAVRMVSEAGSEYPSQWAAITSIAAKIGCTPETLRRWIRQQETDTGQRPGVTTAEQERMKALERENRELRKANEILRLASGFFRPGGARPPLQIVRAFIDKHRHAYGVEPICSVMQVAPSGYWRYAARRRNPALQCPRAQRDEVLSAEIERVWQANLQVYGVDKVWRQLKREGTDVARCTVERLMRRAGLRGVIRGKVVRTTVPDAKAPCPLDRVNRQFKAQRPNQLWVSDFTYVSTWQGFVYVAFVIDVFARRIVGWRVSSSMRTDFVLEALEQALYDRQPERSDALVHHSDRGSQYVSIRYSERLAEAGVEPSVGSKGDSYDNALAETINGLYKAELIHRRAPWKTREAVELATLEWVAWFNHHRLLEPLGYIPPAEAEANYYEQLSSQAIPA from the exons ATGAAGAAGCAACCGAAGTATTCACCTGAAGTTATCGAGCGCGCTGTGCGCATGGTCAGCGAAGCTGGCAGCGAGTATCCGTCGCAGTGGGCAGCGATCACATCCATCGCAGCCAAGATCGGCTGTACGCCTGAAACGCTGCGTCGTTGGATACGCCAGCAAGAAACCGATACCGGCCAGCGTCCTGGTGTCACTACCGCCGAGCAGGAGCGTATGAAGGCATTGGAGCGGGAGAATCGGGAGCTGCGCAAGGCGAACGAGATCCTACGCCTGGCGAGCG GCTTTTTTCGCCCAGGCGGAGCTCGACCGCCGCTTCAAATCGTAAGAGCGTTCATCGACAAGCACCGCCATGCCTACGGCGTCGAGCCGATTTGCAGTGTCATGCAGGTCGCGCCGTCGGGCTACTGGCGTTACGCAGCGAGACGGCGTAACCCGGCATTGCAGTGTCCACGGGCGCAGCGTGATGAAGTCCTGAGCGCCGAGATCGAGCGTGTCTGGCAGGCGAACTTGCAAGTCTATGGGGTCGACAAGGTTTGGCGCCAGCTGAAACGTGAAGGTACTGACGTAGCCCGCTGTACCGTGGAGCGCCTGATGCGTCGCGCCGGCCTGCGTGGCGTTATACGTGGCAAGGTGGTACGCACCACCGTCCCCGATGCGAAAGCGCCGTGCCCACTCGACCGGGTCAACCGTCAATTCAAGGCACAGCGACCGAATCAGTTGTGGGTCAGCGATTTCACGTACGTGTCGACGTGGCAGGGTTTCGTCTACGTAGCCTTCGTTATTGATGTCTTTGCGCGCCGTATCGTAGGCTGGCGCGTCAGCAGTTCGATGCGAACCGACTTCGTGCTCGAAGCCCTGGAGCAGGCGTTGTACGACCGCCAGCCAGAACGCAGCGATGCCTTGGTCCACCATAGCGACAGGGGCTCGCAATACGTCAGCATTCGGTACAGCGAGCGCCTTGCAGAGGCTGGTGTAGAACCTTCCGTGGGCAGCAAGGGCGACAGCTATGACAACGCCCTGGCCGAAACCATCAACGGTTTGTACAAGGCTGAGCTGATCCATCGCCGCGCTCCCTGGAAGACGCGCGAGGCCGTCGAGCTGGCAACCCTGGAATGGGTTGCCTGGTTCAACCATCACCGTCTGCTGGAACCACTCGGCTATATACCGCCGGCGGAAGCTGAGGCAAACTATTACGAGCAGTTGAGCAGTCAAGCCATTCCGGCCTGA
- a CDS encoding helix-turn-helix domain-containing protein, which translates to MPRVSGKTDKDQLLALLGAAIRARRKVMDLSQEALADQAGIDRSHMGKIERGERNVTLLNVAKLAHALSCKPSDLLVDAGF; encoded by the coding sequence ATGCCAAGGGTATCGGGAAAGACGGACAAGGATCAGCTGCTAGCTCTGCTAGGCGCTGCTATACGCGCACGTCGAAAGGTTATGGACCTCTCTCAGGAGGCCTTGGCTGACCAAGCAGGAATCGACCGCTCGCACATGGGTAAGATCGAGCGCGGAGAGCGCAACGTTACGTTACTCAACGTCGCTAAACTTGCACATGCCCTGTCTTGTAAGCCGTCAGACTTATTGGTTGACGCGGGCTTTTGA
- a CDS encoding IS3 family transposase (programmed frameshift), which yields MKTSRFTDSQIIAILKQAEAGSPVPELCREHGISNATFYKWRSKFGGMDASLMARMKELEEENRRLKKMYVEERLKAEIVAEALNKKMVAPSQRREMAQWAVTERSATVKLACQAFGISQTCYRYKAKLDAENGLIADWLVRLTNNQRNWGFGLCFLYLRNVKGFKWNHKRVYRIYRELELNLRIKPRHRLVREKPLPLAVPSAINQSWSMDFMHDQLADGRSIRLFNVIDDFNREGLGIEVDFSLPSERVIRSLDRIIEWRGRPEAIRCDNGPEYISAVTLAWAAKRGIRIDFIQPGQPQQNAYVERYNRTVRYDWLAHHLFETLDEIQEFATNWLWTYNHDRPNMALGGITPKQKLALAA from the exons ATGAAGACGTCCCGCTTTACCGACAGCCAGATTATCGCCATCCTCAAGCAAGCCGAAGCCGGCAGTCCTGTACCGGAGCTGTGCCGCGAGCACGGCATCAGCAACGCCACGTTCTACAAGTGGCGCTCCAAGTTCGGCGGCATGGACGCCTCGTTGATGGCGCGGATGAAGGAGCTGGAGGAGGAAAACCGGCGGCTCAAGAAGATGTATGTCGAGGAGCGTCTCAAGGCCGAGATCGTCGCGGAGGCGCTCA ACAAAAAAATGGTAGCGCCATCTCAGCGGCGAGAGATGGCGCAATGGGCCGTAACAGAACGGTCAGCCACGGTCAAACTGGCGTGCCAGGCGTTTGGCATCAGCCAGACCTGCTACCGGTACAAAGCCAAGCTGGATGCAGAAAATGGCCTCATTGCCGACTGGCTGGTGCGGCTGACCAACAACCAGCGTAACTGGGGCTTCGGGTTGTGCTTCCTGTACCTGCGCAACGTGAAAGGCTTCAAATGGAACCACAAGCGCGTCTACAGGATTTACCGTGAACTTGAATTGAACCTGCGGATCAAGCCGCGCCATCGCCTGGTGCGCGAGAAGCCGCTGCCGCTGGCAGTGCCGAGCGCGATCAACCAAAGCTGGTCGATGGACTTCATGCACGACCAGCTCGCCGATGGGCGCAGCATCCGTCTGTTCAATGTGATCGACGACTTCAACCGCGAAGGCCTAGGAATCGAGGTCGACTTCTCGCTGCCGTCTGAACGCGTGATACGTTCACTAGACCGGATCATCGAATGGCGCGGCAGGCCGGAGGCAATCCGATGCGACAATGGCCCTGAATACATCAGCGCCGTGACCTTGGCATGGGCCGCAAAGCGCGGCATCCGTATCGATTTCATTCAACCTGGCCAACCGCAACAGAACGCCTACGTCGAGCGCTACAACAGGACGGTTCGCTATGACTGGCTTGCCCACCACCTGTTCGAAACGCTCGACGAAATCCAGGAGTTTGCCACCAACTGGCTGTGGACCTACAATCACGACCGGCCCAACATGGCGCTCGGCGGTATTACGCCAAAACAGAAACTTGCCCTTGCCGCTTAA
- a CDS encoding DUF6538 domain-containing protein gives MADYLIRRNGRYSYRRRYPNEVAAVLKRAEFVKALGTADPKEAARLARAVSVQFDNECEKALRELMETPATASEVDSAANTRPSDAEVAKDVLGRLPGIIRQMTELVIAEQARNKAGWMDQIDWRRRALKEHIAGRMPTEINMHPLEARVALKAMEAAVRGEPLNFAATDEPRPTEESRDTSSQRNNGTSDTLDQKKLDAALAEYAADKSHRRKELARRIALRALSLPCKQSSAVAAISDWCKRELESGKRPSSVWTEASSVIALLKCVPGWHEFSVPKVGELKQLKGAGKARRDAKAPMPVSVLHKVLHGLPAYLPR, from the coding sequence ATGGCCGACTATCTCATCAGACGCAACGGACGGTACAGCTACCGCCGCCGGTATCCTAACGAAGTGGCAGCAGTACTCAAGCGAGCGGAATTCGTCAAAGCACTTGGAACCGCAGACCCGAAGGAAGCGGCAAGGCTGGCGCGAGCGGTAAGTGTTCAATTTGACAACGAGTGCGAGAAGGCTCTCCGCGAACTCATGGAGACGCCCGCCACGGCTTCCGAGGTCGATTCTGCTGCCAATACCCGCCCATCAGATGCAGAGGTCGCCAAGGACGTTTTGGGCCGTTTGCCGGGCATCATTCGCCAGATGACAGAATTGGTCATTGCAGAGCAAGCACGAAACAAGGCTGGCTGGATGGATCAGATCGACTGGCGGCGTCGAGCATTAAAAGAGCACATTGCGGGACGTATGCCTACGGAAATCAACATGCACCCACTTGAGGCACGTGTGGCGCTTAAAGCGATGGAGGCTGCGGTACGAGGTGAACCGCTCAATTTTGCAGCAACGGACGAGCCTCGACCAACGGAAGAGAGCCGAGATACGTCCTCCCAACGAAATAATGGCACCTCGGATACGCTCGACCAAAAGAAACTGGACGCAGCGCTGGCAGAGTACGCCGCTGACAAATCACATCGCCGTAAAGAACTGGCCCGCCGAATAGCCCTACGTGCGCTGTCATTACCTTGCAAGCAAAGTAGCGCCGTTGCGGCGATAAGCGACTGGTGTAAGCGGGAGCTGGAAAGCGGCAAGCGGCCAAGTTCTGTTTGGACCGAAGCATCTTCGGTTATCGCTCTACTTAAGTGCGTGCCCGGCTGGCATGAATTCAGCGTTCCAAAGGTTGGCGAGCTGAAGCAACTCAAGGGCGCAGGCAAAGCCCGCAGAGACGCGAAGGCTCCTATGCCGGTGTCCGTTCTTCACAAGGTCTTACATGGTCTGCCGGCGTACCTGCCGCGGTAA